CGGCGCTAATGCTTGTGACATTAACGGAATGCATCAGGTAAGGGATTGCCAGCAGGGCAACCGCATTGATTAACCAGGTAAGGACCAAACGCATAGTGAAATCTCGCTGCTAAGAAATCGATAAAAAACAGGGCCGGCAAACTCCGCCGACCCTATTCAACCAGCGCTAATTAATAGCGGTATGTGTCAGGCTTGTAAGGACCGTCGACGGACACGTTGATGTAGGCCGCTTGCTCCGGGGTCAGCTCGGACAGTTGGGCGTTGAGCTTTTTCAGCTGCAGGCGCGCGACTTTTTCGTCCAGGTGCTTCGGCAGCACGTACACGCCGACCGGGTAGTTGGCGGTGTTGGCAAACAGTTCGATCTGGGCGATGGTCTGGTTCGCGAACGACGAGCTCATCACATACGACGGGTGGCCGGTACCGCAGCCGAGGTTCACCAGGCGGCCTTCGGCCAGCAGGATAATGCGCTTGCCCGACGGGAAGATCACGTGATCGACCTGTGGCTTGATGTTTTCCCAGGTGTATTTCTTCAGCGCAGCAACGTCGATTTCGTTGTCGAAGTGGCCGATGTTGCAGACGATCGCCTGGTCCTTCATCTTGAGCATGTGCGCTTCGGTCAGGATGTGATAGTTGCCGGTGCAGGTCACGAAAATGTCGCCGTGTTCGGCAGCGCAATCCATGGTCACCACGCGGTAGCCTTCCATCGCAGCCTGCAGCGCGCAGATCGGATCGATCTCGGTCACCCATACTTGCGCCGACAGCGCGCGCATGGCCTGGGCCGAGCCCTTGCCCACGTCGCCGTAACCGGCGATGACGGCCACTTTACCGGCGATCATGACGTCGGTCGCGCGCTTGATGCCATCGACCAGCGATTCGCGGCAGCCGTACAGGTTGTCAAACTTCGACTTGGTGACGGAGTCGTTGACGTTAATCGCCGGGAAGGCCAGCTTGCCGTCCTTGTGCATCTGGTACAGGCGGTGCACGCCGGTGGTGGTTTCTTCGGTCACGCCCAGGATGTGCGGCAGGCGCTTGGAGTACCAGGTCGGATCGATCGCCAGCTTGGCCTTGATGGCGTTGAACAGGCAGATTTCTTCTTCCGAGGTTGGGTTGCCAACCACCGAGATGTCCTGCTCGGCGCGCGCGCCGATGTGCAGCAGCAGGGTGGCGTCGCCGCCGTCATCGAGAATCATGTTCGAGTACACGGCATTGC
This is a stretch of genomic DNA from Duganella zoogloeoides. It encodes these proteins:
- the ahcY gene encoding adenosylhomocysteinase; protein product: MNAVLKPLQDYLVADISLSPWGDKEIKIAETEMPGLMAIRDEFAAAQPLKGARITGSLHMTIQTAVLIQTLEALGATVRWASCNIYSTQDHAAAAIAAAGTPVFAVKGETLDEYWDYTHRIFEWPADAAGNAVYSNMILDDGGDATLLLHIGARAEQDISVVGNPTSEEEICLFNAIKAKLAIDPTWYSKRLPHILGVTEETTTGVHRLYQMHKDGKLAFPAINVNDSVTKSKFDNLYGCRESLVDGIKRATDVMIAGKVAVIAGYGDVGKGSAQAMRALSAQVWVTEIDPICALQAAMEGYRVVTMDCAAEHGDIFVTCTGNYHILTEAHMLKMKDQAIVCNIGHFDNEIDVAALKKYTWENIKPQVDHVIFPSGKRIILLAEGRLVNLGCGTGHPSYVMSSSFANQTIAQIELFANTANYPVGVYVLPKHLDEKVARLQLKKLNAQLSELTPEQAAYINVSVDGPYKPDTYRY